Proteins co-encoded in one Osmerus mordax isolate fOsmMor3 chromosome 11, fOsmMor3.pri, whole genome shotgun sequence genomic window:
- the mrpl28 gene encoding 39S ribosomal protein L28, mitochondrial isoform X2: MPLHKYPPKIWEALKLKQGIYTRLPKHYLRSLEEKREPMPVHWRPLGVNYKVSPKSGLKERVQDIPIPIYYPAESQKGLWGGEGWISGFKYAKNDKLCPRLAKTWKPQLFNRELYSEILDHKFTITVTARVLDLIDAAYGFDFYILKTPKEDLNSKLGMDLRRAMLLRLARRETELYPDDSVKREKIYNKYKHLEVPEEEAEWVGLNLEEAVEKQRQLEYKDPEPVFKSCVENLVTQLTIQKLSEPELIERK, encoded by the exons ATGCCTCTCCACAAGTATCCCCCGAAAATCTGGGAAGCTTTGAAGCTGAAGCAGGGGATCTACACACGTCTGCCCAAACACTACCTGCGGTCGcttgaggagaagagggaacCCATGCCCGTCCACTGGAGGCCACTGGGGGTGAATTACAAAGTCAGCCCCAAGTCAGGGCTCAAAGAGCGGGTCCAAGACATTCCCATCCCCATCTACTACCCTGCAGAGTCCCAAAAAGGTctttggggaggagagggctggataTCAGGCTTTAAATATGCTAAAAATGACAAA CTCTGCCCCCGCTTGGCTAAGACATGGAAGCCTCAGCTGTTCAACAGGGAGCTGTACAGCGAGATCCTCGACCACAAGTTCACCATCACAGTCACAGCTCGTGTACTGGACCTCATCGACGCTGCGTACGGGTTCGACTTCTACATACTGAAG ACTCCCAAGGAGGATCTGAACTCCAAGCTGGGAATGGACCTGAGGCGGGCCATGCTTCTGCGTCTGgcccggagagagacagagctctACCCTGATGACTCAGTCAAGAGGGAGAAGATCTATAACAAATACAAG CACTTGGAGGTcccggaggaggaggcagagtgggTGGGGCTCAATCTGGAGGAGGCTGTGGAGAAACAAAGACAACTTGAATATAAG GACCCAGAACCTGTGTTTAAGAGCTGTGTGGAGAACCTGGTCACACAACTGACCATCCAGAAACTCTCAGAGCCCGAGCTGATAGAGAGGAAGTAA
- the mrpl28 gene encoding 39S ribosomal protein L28, mitochondrial isoform X1, with protein sequence MPLHKYPPKIWEALKLKQGIYTRLPKHYLRSLEEKREPMPVHWRPLGVNYKVSPKSGLKERVQDIPIPIYYPAESQKGLWGGEGWISGFKYAKNDKLCPRLAKTWKPQLFNRELYSEILDHKFTITVTARVLDLIDAAYGFDFYILKTPKEDLNSKLGMDLRRAMLLRLARRETELYPDDSVKREKIYNKYKQHLEVPEEEAEWVGLNLEEAVEKQRQLEYKDPEPVFKSCVENLVTQLTIQKLSEPELIERK encoded by the exons ATGCCTCTCCACAAGTATCCCCCGAAAATCTGGGAAGCTTTGAAGCTGAAGCAGGGGATCTACACACGTCTGCCCAAACACTACCTGCGGTCGcttgaggagaagagggaacCCATGCCCGTCCACTGGAGGCCACTGGGGGTGAATTACAAAGTCAGCCCCAAGTCAGGGCTCAAAGAGCGGGTCCAAGACATTCCCATCCCCATCTACTACCCTGCAGAGTCCCAAAAAGGTctttggggaggagagggctggataTCAGGCTTTAAATATGCTAAAAATGACAAA CTCTGCCCCCGCTTGGCTAAGACATGGAAGCCTCAGCTGTTCAACAGGGAGCTGTACAGCGAGATCCTCGACCACAAGTTCACCATCACAGTCACAGCTCGTGTACTGGACCTCATCGACGCTGCGTACGGGTTCGACTTCTACATACTGAAG ACTCCCAAGGAGGATCTGAACTCCAAGCTGGGAATGGACCTGAGGCGGGCCATGCTTCTGCGTCTGgcccggagagagacagagctctACCCTGATGACTCAGTCAAGAGGGAGAAGATCTATAACAAATACAAG CAGCACTTGGAGGTcccggaggaggaggcagagtgggTGGGGCTCAATCTGGAGGAGGCTGTGGAGAAACAAAGACAACTTGAATATAAG GACCCAGAACCTGTGTTTAAGAGCTGTGTGGAGAACCTGGTCACACAACTGACCATCCAGAAACTCTCAGAGCCCGAGCTGATAGAGAGGAAGTAA
- the relb gene encoding transcription factor RelB, translating to MRNMSVCFPTHDLDIIQEVISEDRERTFHNLPSGSCLPGPPSPPDHQKQTPRTMPRQPASSSPPVLVPRGTAPVKAPHSFPQPQSASRGSMAAQPSRGASQSGALRRGRGSSASVASRGPVGPAPQAQGDTALLERILEQPRLLVVEEPKERGMRFRYECEGRSAGSILGTSSTDTKKTLPAVEIHGPIQHVKKVRVTVSLVTKDIPHRPHPHCLVGKDCAEGTGICVVSFNPHKDRCHSFANLGVQCIRRKELDASLERRRSLNIDPFKTGHSKSIEDMDMNVVRLCFQCELEGEDGSLDELYPVVSQPIYDKKATTTSELKINRLNEVKGSCTGKTEIYMLCDKVQKDDIEIIFKRGSWEAKAEFAQTDVHRQIAIVFKSPPYQEQDITEEQDVSVFLRRLSDHMDSEPVTFTYLPHNPDPYEVNRKRKIKKDISFSERSCVAAQSLAASDSSSSSKPFESFVYPAEPCVFPDEVNPSAQTGSSSLGEMQYGIPLEEELLCSLESYTFLNQLLEDPSLQAMLSNPGLTSSLTPVDLHGFSLGPNANFANLDANFNPSQIVPEFGQQDVAYYNDMQLQIMVNQYPPTEVSDSNLVDMDQHDNEGVGGVSVKVEKGL from the exons ATGAGAAACATGAGCGTGTGTTTCCCAA CACACGACTTGG aCATCATCCAGGAGGTCATAAGTGAGGACAGAGAGCGGACCTTTCATAACCTGCCATCAGGCTCCTGTCTCCCTggacctccttcacctccagacCACCAAAAGCAGACCCCCAGGACCATGCCCAGACAGCccgcctcctcatcccccccagTACTGGTGCCCCGAGGCACAGCCCCAGTCAAG GCTCCACACTCCTTTCCTCAGCCCCAGAGTGCCTCCAGGGGCAGCATGGCAGCCCAACCCAGCCGCGGAGCCTCTCAGTCAGGTGCGCTCCGACGGGGCCGTGGGTCCTCTGCTTCCGTGGCCTCCAGGGGCCCAGTCGGGCCGGCTCCTCAGGCCCAGGGTGACACAGCGCTGCTGGAGAGGATTCTGGAGCAGCCCAGGctgctggtggtggaggagccCAAGGAGAGGGGCATGAGGTTCCGCTACGAGTGTGAGGGCCGCTCCGCTGGCAGCATCCTGGGGACCTCCAGCACCGACACCAAAAAGACTCTGCCTGCGGTAGAG ATCCATGGTCCCATCCAGCATGTCAAGAAGGTGAGAGTCACCGTCTCCTTGGTGACCAAGGACATCCCCCACCGCCCGCACCCGCACTGCCTCGTGGGTAAAGATTGCGCTGAGGGTACAGGGATCTGTGTGGTCAGCTTCAACCCTCACAAGGACCGATGCCACAG ttttGCTAACCTGGGTGTCCAGTGCATCAGGAGGAAGGAGCTGGATGCCTCACTGGAGAGGAGACGAAGCCTAAACATTGACCCCTTTAAAA CGGGCCATTCCAAGAGCATCGAGGACATGGACATGAACGTGGTGCGTCTGTGCTTCCAGTGTGaactggagggggaggacggcAGCCTGGACGAGCTCTATCCTGTGGTGTCCCAACCCATCTATGACAAGA AGGCAACCACCACTTCAGAGTTGAAGATCAACCGTCTGAATGAAGTTAAAGGATCTTGTACCGGCAAGACTGAGATTTACATGCTGTGTGACAAAGTGCAGAAAG ATGACATTGAAATCATCTTCAAGCGGGGCTCATGGGAGGCGAAGGCGGAGTTTGCCCAGACGGACGTTCACCGGCAGATCGCCATCGTCTTCAAGAGCCCGCCCTACCAGGAGCAGGACATCACAGAGGAGCAGGACGTCAGTGTCTTCCTGCGCCGCCTGTCGGACCACATGGACAGCGAACCTGTGACCTTCACCTACCTGCCCCACAACCCAG ATCCATATGAGGTGAACCGCAAGAGGAAGATCAAGAAGGACATCAGTTTCTCGGAGAGGTCCTGTGTGGCAG CTCAGAGTCTGGCAGCATcagactcctcttcctcctccaagcCCTTCGAGTCGTTCGTCTACCCAGCTGAGCCTTGCGTGTTCCCAGATGAAGTGAACCCCTCTGCCCAGACAGGGTCCTCCTCCCTGGGGGAGATGCAATATGGCATCCCCCTGGAGGAGGAACTCTTGTGCAGCCTGGAGAGCTACACTTTTCTCAATCAGCTGCTGGAAGACCCAAGCCTCCAGGCCATGCTGAGCAACCcaggcctcacctccagcctcacccccgtCGACCTCCACGGCTTCAGCCTGGGACCCAACGCTAACTTTGCTAACTTGGATGCGAACTTTAACCCCAGCCAGATTGTGCCTGAATTCGGGCAACAGGATGTTGCCTACTACAACGACATGCAGCTGCAAATCATGGTCAACCAGTACCCACCTACGGAGGTCTCTGACTCCAACCTTGTTGACATGGACCAACATGATAACGAAGGGGTTGGCGGGGTATCGGTGAAGGTGGAGAAAGGCCTATGA
- the clptm1 gene encoding putative lipid scramblase CLPTM1 has translation MATQETEATPQTTVSNGEVSSNGAAADGQAVQTAENAQDPQQQPPQPPPNAWQVIKGVLFRIFIIWAISSWFRRGPATPDPSTPAGAPRVPSRNLFPKESLMDLYVYISQDEVFSDFNNTEALFWFHRDLIYGDWNMGEDGDGCYEHYRDLDIPESVQMNGSLYIHVYFTKSGFHPDPKRKGQYRRLATVHSTRMLNKFKRRKFMKTKNLLTGETEADPEMIKRAESHGPVEVISHWHPNLTINMVDDHTAWVKGSVPPPLDQHVKFDAVSGDYYPIVYFNDYWNLQKDYYPINDTQQALPLRLEYCPLSLWRWQLYAAQNARSPWNFLPEDTYEQSDEDQDSVKVALLETNPYLLGVTIVVSIVHSIFEFLAFKNDIQFWNSRQSLEGLSVRSIIFGVFQSLVVLLYILDNETNFVVQVSVFIGLLIDFWKITKVMDVKLDRENKIAGVIPRLVFQDKSTYIKSSTKIYDDMAFKYLSWLLYPLFGCYAIYSLLYVEHKGWYSWVLSMLYGFLLTFGFITMTPQLFINYKMKSVAHLPWRMLTYKALNTFIDDLFAFVIKMPMMYRIGCLRDDVVFFVYLYQRWIYRVDPNRVNEFGTSGVDPSKDSTAEGEVAAVTDTPAIAAVTDKPDGEKKND, from the exons ATGGCGACGCAGGAGACAGAGGCAACTCCGCAAACCACCGTCAGCAACGGCGag gtgagcaGTAATGGTGCAGCAGCGGACGGCCAGGCTGTACAGACTGCTGAGAACGCTCAGGACCCTCAGCAgcagcctccacagccccctCCCAACGCATGGCAGGTCATCAAAGGAGTCCTCTTCAG GATCTTCATTATCTGGGCCATCAGCAGCTGGTTCCGTCGAGGGCCAGCCACCCCAGACCCCAGTACCCCTGCAGGGGCACCGCGGGTACCCAGCCGCAACCTGTTCCCCAAGGAGAGCCTCATG gACCTGTATGTGTACATCTCACAGGATGAGGTTTTCTCCGACTTCAACAACACAGAGGCCCTGTTCTGGTTCCACAGAGACCTGATCTATGGAGACTGGAACATGGGAGAGGACGGGGATGGGTGCTACGAGCACTACAGGGACCTGGACATCcctgag TCGGTACAGATGAATGGTTCCCTCTACATACATGTGTATTTCACCAAGAGTGGGTTCCACCCAGACCCCAAACGCAAGGGACAGTACCGCAGGCTGGCCACGGTTCATTCCACACGGA TGTTGAACAAGTTCAAGCGCAGGAAGTTCATGAAGACCAAGAACCTGTTGACGGGGGAAACTGAGGCTGATCCGGAGATGATCAAG agagcagagagccacGGTCCAGTAGAGGTCATCTCCCACTGGCACCCCAACCTGACCATCAACATGGTGGACGACCACACGGCATGGGTCAAGGGCtcagtcccccctcccctcgacCAAC ATGTGAAGTTTGATGCTGTGAGTGGTGACTACTACCCAATTGTTTACTTCAACGACTACTGGAACCTGCAGAAGGACTACTACCCCATTAACGACACGCAGCAGGCCCTGCCCCTCCGGCTGGAGTACTGCCCGCTCTCCTTGTGGCGCTGGCAGCTGTACGCCGCGCAGAACGCACGCTCACCCTGGAACTTCCTGCCCGAGGATACCTACGAGCAGTCTGATGAGGACCAGGACTCCgtcaag gtggctcTGCTGGAGACTAACCCTTACCTGCTGGGTGTCACCATTGTGGTCTCCATCGTACACAGCATCTTTGAGTTCCTGGCCTTCAAGAATG ACATCCAGTTCTGGAACAGCCGTCAGTCCCTGGAGGGTCTGTCTGTGCGCTCCATCATCTTTGGGGTGTTCCAGTCCCTGGTGGTGCTGCTCTACATCCTGGACAATGAGACCAACTTTGTGGTGCAGGTCAGCGTGTTCATCGGCCTGCTCATCGACTTCTGGAAGATCACCAAGGTCATGGATGTCAAG CTGGACAGAGAGAACAAGATTGCAGGGGTCATTCCACGTTTAGTATTCCAAGACAAGTCCACGTACATCAAGTCTTCAACCAAAATCTACGACGAT ATGGCCTTCAAGTACCTATCGTGGCTGCTCTATCCTCTGTTCGGCTGCTATGCCATCTACAGTCTGCTCTATGTAGAGCACAAAGGCTGGTACTCCTGGGTGCTCAGCATGCTCTATGGCTTCCTCCTGACCTTCG GCTTCATCACCATGACGCCGCAGCTGTTCATCAACTACAAGATGAAGTCTGTGGCCCACCTCCCATGGAGGATGCTCACCTACAAGGCCCTCAACACCTTCATAGACGACCTGTTTGCCTTCGTCATCAAGATGCCCATGATGTACAGGATAGGATGCCTCAGAGATG ATGTGGTGTTCTTCGTCTACCTGTACCAGCGTTGGATCTACCGGGTTGACCCCAACCGGGTCAACGAGTTTGGCACCAGCGGTGTGGACCCGTCTAAGGACAGCACGGCGGAGGGGGAGGTCGCCGCGGTAACAGACACCCCTGCCATCGCCGCTGTCACAGACAAACcagatggagagaagaagaatgaTTAA
- the tbcb gene encoding tubulin-folding cofactor B, with protein MDCGVTVVTNPTVAVRLTSTLSSFESNRRFNRGITIAEFKSKLEMVVGTPAAGMDLQLFSTSDKFLQKLDNNEALLGSYAVDDDCRIHVIDRSGAQIGEYSDLSKVEKFEITDDAYEKRTDSVRSFMKKQRVGRFNEEETAKKEAELAALEEEEKAAAAAITVGNRCQVKVVGQPTKIGTVMYVGTADFKPGHWVGVKYDEPLGKHDGCVNGKRYFECENKYGAFVKPLTVTTGDFPEEDYGLDEM; from the exons ATGGACTGTGGAGTGACAGTAGTCACCAATCCTACGGTGGCGGTGAGGCTGACCAGCACCCTGAGCTCGTTTGAGTCGAATCGTAGATTCAACAGGGGAATCACCATTGCAGAGTTCAAG AGTAAGTTGGAGATGGTGGTTGGGACTCCTGCAGCTGGTATGGATCTCCAGCTCTTCAGCACCTCAGACAAGTTCCTGCAGAAGCTGGACAACAACGAGGCTCTGCTTGGCTCTTATGCTGTGGACGATGACTGCAGAATACAT GTGATTGATCGGAGTGGAGCTCAGATTGGAGAGTACAGTGACCTGTCCAAGGTGGAAAAGTTTGAGATCACAGATGACGCGTATGAGAAGAGAACAG ATTCCGTGAGGTCGTTCATGAAGAAGCAGAGAGTCGGACGTTTCAATGAGGAAGAGACTGCGAAGAAGGAGGCCGAGCTTGCCGCcctcgaggaggaggagaaggcggcCGCTGCTGCCATCACCGTCGGAAACCGCTGTCAAGTGAAGGTTGTTGGGCAACCCACTAAGATTGGCACGGTTATGTATGTTG GTACGGCAGACTTCAAGCCAGGCCATTGGGTTGGAGTGAAGTACGACGAGCCACTGGGGAAACACGATGGATG TGTGAACGGCAAACGCTACTTTGAGTGTGAGAACAAGTATGGCGCCTTTGTCAAACCCCTGACGGTTACCACGGGAGACTTCCCAGAGGAGGACTATGGACTGGATGAGATGTAG